The sequence below is a genomic window from Synechococcus sp. PCC 7335.
AGAGAATCTGAGTCAAGCTCAACAGTCGGCTACGCAAGCCGCTCAGAAGTCCGAGACCGCAGCGTCTGCAGAAGCTTGGGAAACGGTGGTAAAAGACTGGCAGACCGCTATCAATAGCTTACGACAGATTCCACAGGGTACACAGGCTTACTTCGAAGTGCAAGAGATCCTGCCTAAGTATGAACAGCGATTGCGTGAGGCGCGTGATCGTGCTGAAAAAGAACGGAGTGCTAGCGAACAAGGCACCCGAATTGACTCTAGTTTTATCCGAGGATAGATCAAGCAGGCTTGCAGCAGATTCCAAACACAGATGTAAATCCGTGTAGGAACGTTGAGCCCCCTACTGGTCCAATCTCGCCATTGCAGAAAAAGCCACCTACTGGCAGTGGACCTAGATACTTTTCAAACAGATCAGAATCAAAATTAGGCTCATCATAGAGTCCTTCTCCTCGTCCTGTACAGGAAAACAGCAAGGCACCTGCTGGAAGACAGCCTGTGTGAGCTTCTGCTAGCTGGTTCTCTAATCGTTCTACGCTGTAGCGGCGCAGCATTTCTTCGAGATCTTCTGCTGATGTCTGAGCGTCACGCATGTGAAATTGAACCCGCATACCCGGACGAATCTTATCTGCTACTGCGATCGCTCCGTTATTCGGATTTACTCCAACCAAGTTTCGAATTAGAAAGTCTCGGCGAGTTAGCGTCGACTTGAATCCGCTTTGCGCTACCCCAATGAATAAGGCATTTTGCATCATTACCCGCTCTTCCTCACTCATTCTCTGGAAAAGCGTCTGCAAGATTTCTAGAGGTGTCTGGGATGTCTGAGGTCTTCCAGTGTCAGCTAGCTCATCGAGTTCGAGCTTGATCATGATGTTGCGATCGCCCTCACTTACACGATACAGCTGACCAATAGGCCGGCAGCCCTGCGCCACAATTGCCTGCAGCACAATCTCACCCGATAGCGCCACGCCAACAATACCTTCTCGATAGCGCCGCTGGCCGCAAAACAGACCACTATACTTGCTAAAGCTTTCAATGCCAGCCAGTCCACCCACCTTCGTCGCTCCCGGATAAGCAAAATCTAATCCCTGAAGTAGCTCACTCGTCCCTGAAGAAAATGGGTCCGCCATCAGCACAAACCCTGGTTGCTCTGCAGGTTCAACACCGATTAGATCAACCCAAGCCTGCGGTGGGCTATCTAGATCGGGCAAATCAGCTGCCGTCAGATAAAAGCTATTAATGCTGACATCCGGTAGATGTGCCACCATCAGACTCAATGCTGGCCCAGCTTCAATTTCGGCAGGAAAACTCTCATCCATGCCGATCACGCCGCTACCGCTACAGCCTACTATCTGAGCAGTGGGTAGATGAGCCTGAAGTAATGGCATTAACCGTTCATATTCACTAGCAAACGCTACTGATACAAAAACAAGCGCAAGGTCAATCCGCCGATCTAGCTTGTCCTTTACTTCCCCAACAACCTCCTTCACAGCGGTTTCCAAAGAAACACTAGTCGAGATCGCGCTTACCCATTTCATACATGCAGGCTCCTTAAGATTAAGATTATCCTACGGGTAGAGCTTTTTACTGAAAACTGCTGACATACTATACTCATTCACCCCGTCAAACCGTTTGGATACAGCTCTATCCTTATCTTACAGGGGGTGAAGCAAGTGCTTCTTGTACTGCCATCTATGATACGGCAGTTTAAAGCAGCCAAAGCTAGAATAGAGACTGAACCAAACGTCGTTAAAACTTTACTAAACACGGTTTGCCATGAGCGATATCCAAGAAAAAATCAAGACTGAAATTGAAGCAGCCCGTGAAGCTTGCTCTGCAGACAACAATGACGCAGAAGGTTGTGCTGCCGCATG
It includes:
- a CDS encoding FIST N-terminal domain-containing protein gives rise to the protein MKWVSAISTSVSLETAVKEVVGEVKDKLDRRIDLALVFVSVAFASEYERLMPLLQAHLPTAQIVGCSGSGVIGMDESFPAEIEAGPALSLMVAHLPDVSINSFYLTAADLPDLDSPPQAWVDLIGVEPAEQPGFVLMADPFSSGTSELLQGLDFAYPGATKVGGLAGIESFSKYSGLFCGQRRYREGIVGVALSGEIVLQAIVAQGCRPIGQLYRVSEGDRNIMIKLELDELADTGRPQTSQTPLEILQTLFQRMSEEERVMMQNALFIGVAQSGFKSTLTRRDFLIRNLVGVNPNNGAIAVADKIRPGMRVQFHMRDAQTSAEDLEEMLRRYSVERLENQLAEAHTGCLPAGALLFSCTGRGEGLYDEPNFDSDLFEKYLGPLPVGGFFCNGEIGPVGGSTFLHGFTSVFGICCKPA